CATGTAAAACATAACTTGGCTTTGTTCTCTTTCAGATCAGGGATCGCTTGTCTACATGGAGCTCGTCCGTCAAGACGCAATTGTCCCGCTTTCTAACATAAAACAATGGATCAGTGATATGATATGGCCCAATTAAATAGTGCAATGAGAGGGGAGTAGACATAACAAAGAACAGACACCTTGTTGCTCATTGTTCAGATATCAGATTTCAAAACCTAACCAAGCTTTAAGTTGCATTTCTTCACAAGGCTGTCATACTGAAGACAAACAGTGTTGCCATGGTAAAACAAGCTGCCCCAGCACGTTGTTCAACTGAATGGGGAAATTAAATGCTGAGTGTTCACTTCTACTAACTGCTATTAATAGTTCAATAAACACATTGTTCCATTCAGTGCTTTCTTGTAAACCCCCCACTCCCCACTCTCTGCCTATGCTGTGCTGAATGGTGAGATTGCCACGTTTTTTTGGTGTGCCCTGAGCATGTGCCACTGTTTGGCAGACAGGTGACATTAAATACTATTCTATGACAACGTTATGTGTATTTTATGCATTGTAGACTGACGGTGACCCAGTCAGCACATTTAAGCAAATCTCATAACGGAACTGAATACATATTGAACATTACAGGCATTGTATTGAACAATATATATTTCCCATATCTAAGGGGCCATATGAAATCTGGAGGGAGTGCAAACTTCAAAGAGCTCGGGGAACATCAAGTTGTTTAGACAATTGAGGTGCACCCAAGTGCTGCCACTGGGAAAGTTTAGGCAAAGTATGAAAGGGTGGGCCTTCTGAACCGAAGCGACTTTATATAACATGGCTCTTTTTGTAACGTTTCAGACTAATGCCATCTTGAACAGGTCTCTCTTGCGAAATAGATTTAAATGTCTACCGCCGTTGTGCTATTGATCAAGGCACTTTACCCCCCCCAAACTGCTCCAGGGGTGCTGCACTGTGGCTGTCCCTGGCTCGGACCCCAACTACTCTCTGTGTATATACAGAAACCACAGctatgtggaagcacctgctttcaatatactttgtatccctcatttgtgtttcttttattttggcagttacctgtatgtatgtacgtactgtatgtcaaataaaattgtatttgccacatgcttcgtaaacaagtGTAGACtaagagtgaaatgcttacttatgggcccttttccaacaatgcagagttaagatAAAGATTTTAAACGATATATAGAAATAGTGACAGGAGGAATAaagacacagtgaataacaacaacgagtaaaaataacacggctatatacaggaagtaccagtacctagtAAAAATAacacagctatatacaggaagtaccagtacctagtAAAAATAAcacggctatatacaggaagtaccagtaccagtaccgagtcgatgtgcagcggtacgaggtaatttaggtagctatgtacatataggtaggggtaaagtaactaggcaacaggatagataatagacagtagcagcagcatatgtggtgagtgtgaatgggtgtgaggcgtgtgtgtgttgggataTCAGTGTTTGTGGGtggagtcagtgcaagagagttagtgcaaaaaagtaTGCATGTCTACCGGGGAGAATGGGATATGAAACGAAAAAATCTGTTGCTCATGTAGTAAATGGACCATGTAAAGTAATCCTTATCTTAAATGGATCTATTATTTTTTTTAGAATAACCTGTATGAGTAAAagttttaaaaataaaacataacagCCTCCAGTATCTAGACACTGGGGTTCTACCATAGATTACCATTTGAGTTAAGCTTTGGCACACACAGTAACAAACAGTCATTAGCCTACCAATAATGACATCTGATAATAAATAACCATTATGTTTAGTTTATAATCATCCAGTGACCCACTTTCTTGTTTCACATACTTATGTAAAAACAATATGCTTACATCATAATTTTTTTTGATGAGGCTTTGTAAGCTACTGTGGACAAATATAGAACCTTTGCATTATACTCCTAGGCTCTAGAAATAAATAACTTTATCTTAGTTATAAGTATCCATTTCATAATCTCCAAGAAACTGACCTTTTCCATTCATCAGAAATGTTCACTTACACAACCTCTCGTCCATTATAAAACAAACCATATAACACCACCAAAAAAAACATAACACACCAATGGGCGTGCTCCCTTGAAGTCACATGCCATTACCAAATTCAGCGCAGTCACCTAGGTCGCAGTAAAATTAGGTTGACAGAAAGAGGTGACCGTCTACCTTTGCCGATACGTTTGGAACTAATGggtcttattttatttattaggcGTTGTTGATTAATTTTAAGTCGAATATGCATTGAGAATGGCTAGCCAATCGCGCGTTGCCTAATTCAGGAGGTTATACAAACTTTCAGTGTAGCAGGTTACATAAAAAGCAACCAGTTATTGGACAAAGTGAATTCTCGGTCTGTCTCTATTGAtcaattcatttattttatttgaataacattatttttttttttacatagacgTTATAGACTTCACTGATATGGATGTTCTTTTGGAAAACCACTTGGATTATTTTATACACGACAATACTGCTGCTACGGGCTTGAGTCCAGAAATGCTTGCAGTTACACGGGAAGCCTTCGGTGCTGGGGACTTCAACCTCCTTGCTGAGATCTACAGCTCCCAGCTGGCGGATCTCCGACACCCGGACCGGAGCCTCTGCCTCCTGAAAGCGGACGCGCTCAGCAGGGCTGGGCGGATAGCGGAGGCTCTGGACTCATACTGCATCGCCGCCAACTTGGACAGGTTACGACCAAACGAACTAGGGTCTCTCGTTGACTGTATTGCGCACACTTTGCGGGTAAAAGAATGCCTAAAAGAATGCACAGACTACAATGGGGTTTCTGAGGATGAGCATTCGTTGGAACTGTTCTCATGTCGGCTTTGCAAGTGCTTGTTAATCGAGCCAACAACTTTGGAATGCGGCCATACATTCTGCAAACCATGCATTGAGGATGACGGGATCAAAGAATGTGAAATCTGTCGTTACAAACTGAACAAAACAAATAGAGAATTAAAACCAATCGGTTTTAGAGTGAATGTAGTACTCAGGTGCCTGTTGGGTAAATGGTTTTGCGCAGAGAGTGAAGCAAGACGATGCTGGCTTGAAGGGGATAGAATGCGGAACGAACGGGGCTTTATCAACGCTCTTGAAAAATACAACAAAGCTATTGAAAAAGGTAAAATAACAACGTATTTAAAGGGACAATCCGCAGTGGAGACAAAGCGTATTCAGCGACACTGTTTTCGTAAAAAGtttagggatggggctggagtaatgtaaccactcaaattcatagacagaactAACATTGCAGTTAAACAAGCTTACATTTTGGGTTCTGATAAgagtacaacagttgaactaagctcatgagacatttaagatatattctttaagaatcaatgggtacataacATACATTTTAAGTCAAAATGAATGTAGCAACTGAAGAGTTCCCCTTTAACATTACATCATCACTCTTTTCTCATGATCTTTTTGTGCAAATTGAAATAAAAGCCTGTAACCCACTTCTGTGAAGTGCATATGCTTGTAATAGGTTATGTCAACCCATAAGGTCAAAGCCATGTTATCAACATCACCGATTGAAGGGGAACAGCCCCAGTCTGCAGGGATTATCCCATCACTGCCACCAATGTAGCGATTGGGTGAGGGAACCAGTGGTTATGGGATAAGTGCTTTACCACCCGTGCCACGTTCATAACACAAACTATACCAGATATAGGTTGGGATACATTGGCATCATCACACCATGATGACAAGTTCAGCTAAGGCATGAGTTGTGTAAGGCATGAGTTGTGTATGCCTGTGGACTTCGAGGGAACTCTAGTCTAGGGATCAGAGTACGCAGAAAGCTAGCTTCTACCTTTATTTCATGGATAGGTAGCTATGGTAGGCTTTCCAAATAGGTCAGGCATTGCATTGACAAATACTTTGTGGTGTTAGACACAGGCAGACATTTTTGTCTTGACTCACACAAAACATTTAATGACAGGGCGTCTGGAAATGACACTCCTTCTCTAATCTTGACCCATCAGTAATGTAGTCCTCAGGGCGCAAGGTAATAGGATAGAGGTATTCAAAGTTCTGTGGACTGAAAGAGGGAATGGTGGAATTGCTTCAACTCATGGCCTGACCGAGCCCAGAACTAGTTACATATGACCTGGATCTTATGAAATAACATTCTGCCCTACATACAGCTTGTCATAATTTGTGTAACTGCATGTAGGTTGAATATTTAGGTAACACATTACCCTTTCAGGGGGGTTGTAAAAGGGTTATTAATACAGTTATAGCTGTTAAGTAATGACTTCTAAATTACATACTAATAATTAACTGTCTTCAAACCCATACAGCATGGTTTTATACTGGGTTTAAGGCATTAACACAATGGACACGAGCAATGGAGGGTGTTGGAGATATGTGAATAACTTAAGCTGAATCTGACTCTTAACTAATGTTTGCATCATCTCTCCTCACAGCCCCCTCTATGTGTAGGCTGCTGGGCCGACGCGCAGAGCTACACATGGAGATGAACAACTTCAGACAGGCCATACAGGATGGAGACACCATGTGCCGACTGACGCCACTCTCTCCCAAGGTAAGAAAACACGCAACTGTTTCCTGATATTAACACATTTACCCAAATGTTTTTGTGTAAATAACCTGAACGATACTGTGGTACTTgggttttgtgtgtttgtgctctCAGGCTCACTACGTGAAGGCCCTGGCTCTGAACAAAGCAGGTTATAATGAAGAGGCCCTGCAAGAATACTTCTACTGTCTGGCTCTGAAGCCAAACTGGACCTCAGTCAAGCTGGAAACGCAAAAGTTAAGCTACAACCACTGTGTTTAATTAGTTAGTTCACCGAACCATATACTCAACCACTTGTGTGCCTGATTGACTGCGATGACTGCCAGTCACTGTCTTATCTCTTTCCCCCTGTAGATGCTGAGTGAGTTGTTTTTTTCCGTGTTCAAGACGGACGGTCTCCCCACGTCATCACTCCGCCCCCACCAAACAGGTCTCGCCTCCCACCTCAAACCAGCCTCCCTTCTCCTCAGCTCCCTCCATTCCACCCCTCGTAGATGGAACCAAACCGCTACGGCAGAGACCAAGTCCTCATGTGAGGACTCCAAGACCCTGGCGTCTGTCCTGGCTGCCTTGCCTTTCTCCCCTGGCCTGAAGAGGAAGTTCTCAGGCGAGCCCCAAGGCTCTGCACCCCCCAACAAGCTGCCCAGAAAAGGTACCCAACCCCTCCCATTCCAATTGGCAATTATTTATTGTTGCCAAAAAGTAGATTTTTAAAGTAAAACTAGTGAACAAAAACCTTGCAAAGTATCTTACTGTTGCTTGAATGCAATCATTATAAATGTATAGAAACCTCAGCCACAATAAAATGTACATTTCTTTCTTTGAGTCTTGTGTTCAGATGAGGCAAGCTCATCCCAGATGCCTGCAGCTTGTtgcagtgggaggagagaggtgccCCCTCAGCTCCTGGATAGCGCTGACATGGAGTGCTCTGTTTGTATGAGGtaagtcaaacacacacacacaccctgtctgtAGGTCCAGTTGTCCCTATGTAGTTATTAAAACCCCCCTTGTGTTTTCTCCAGGCTGTTCTACGAGCCAGTCACCCCCCCCTGTGGACACACCTTCTGCATGAATTGTCTTGAGCGCTGTCTGGACCACAACCCCAAATGCCCCCTGTGTAAAGAGAACATTACAGAGGTAAATAGTCACCACACAGACCTGCCTTCACTACTATTCGAAATGAACACCAATTACTGAAAGACAACATGAGGTAAAAATGAGTTATGACCCAGATTCCCCTTGTTATCTAATTGAACCTGTTGTTGTAATTGCAGTACATGGCCACTAGAGGGTACCATAAGACCCTGCTGATGGAGGAGATGCTGCAGCGCTACCTGTCTGAGGAGCTGATTGAGAGGAGCAAGGTGCACCAGGAAGAGATGGCAGAGCTGTCAAAGTAAGTCAGGCCTCATTATGTTTCAGCCCCTAACCCCTTCTCAAAACAAAATGGCTGACCATTTTTTTGAATCCATCATTATGATACAATATTAGGTGGGCAGAATATCATATTTAGTGGTTTAACCCACATTTTATTCTCTCTGCAGCTTGACCCAGGAAGTGCCCATCTTCATCTGCACCATGGCATTCCCCACAATCCCCTGCCCCCTGCAAGTCTTCGAGCCGTGTTATAGGCTGATGATCCGACGCTGTATGGAGACGGGAACCAAGCAGTTTGGAATGTGCATCAGTGACGACATCAAAGGGTGAGTGGAAGTTTTACACCTGTGCCCACACAGCCATCAAAACACTTTGACACTAGTTTAACCAAAAGGGTAGCAAACCTGTGTTTGCGACTCAATTCAAGACCATGTTAGGCCACTGAACTAAAGCCTACCCTAGACATTTTATCTGGGTGCTAACAGGTTTCCGGCTTAGTTACTCATCCACACAGGCGTAGCTCTGTGAGCTACCTCCACTACACTAGCCTATCGCTCACACTTTCACTCCAGCAGATTCACGTAAGCAAATAGCTAATACAGATGTAGGAACTTAATTTGATCTTTCTTTTGTTGCAGAGAATTtccctgcacagcaggaaatgcaaacttgtagtgtatttgagttttaaagaggcttctaaagtttgtaatttcgaCGAAAAAATGGATCAACCCCTACaacaatgtccattaattataatccacataataattcacatttcctgttgctgcagaattatttttctgctgtagcaaactggctcaaaataagatcctacatctgtattcccTGCGTTTCCCTGGCCACAGCTTTGCAGACTACGGCTGCATGTTGGAGGTGAAAGACATGAAGTTCCAACCAGACGGGCGCTCGGTGGTCGACACAGTCGGAGTGTCCCGCTTCAGAGTGCTGAGCCACGGCCACCGTGACGGCTACAACACAGCCAAGATAGAGCACCTGGAGGACCAGAAGGTGGATGGAGAGGAGCTGGCGGAGCTGCAGAAG
The sequence above is a segment of the Coregonus clupeaformis isolate EN_2021a chromosome 16, ASM2061545v1, whole genome shotgun sequence genome. Coding sequences within it:
- the LOC121559433 gene encoding LON peptidase N-terminal domain and RING finger protein 2-like isoform X1, producing the protein MDVLLENHLDYFIHDNTAATGLSPEMLAVTREAFGAGDFNLLAEIYSSQLADLRHPDRSLCLLKADALSRAGRIAEALDSYCIAANLDRLRPNELGSLVDCIAHTLRVKECLKECTDYNGVSEDEHSLELFSCRLCKCLLIEPTTLECGHTFCKPCIEDDGIKECEICRYKLNKTNRELKPIGFRVNVVLRCLLGKWFCAESEARRCWLEGDRMRNERGFINALEKYNKAIEKAPSMCRLLGRRAELHMEMNNFRQAIQDGDTMCRLTPLSPKAHYVKALALNKAGYNEEALQEYFYCLALKPNWTSVKLETQKMLSELFFSVFKTDGLPTSSLRPHQTGLASHLKPASLLLSSLHSTPRRWNQTATAETKSSCEDSKTLASVLAALPFSPGLKRKFSGEPQGSAPPNKLPRKVLCSDEASSSQMPAACCSGRREVPPQLLDSADMECSVCMRLFYEPVTPPCGHTFCMNCLERCLDHNPKCPLCKENITEYMATRGYHKTLLMEEMLQRYLSEELIERSKVHQEEMAELSNLTQEVPIFICTMAFPTIPCPLQVFEPCYRLMIRRCMETGTKQFGMCISDDIKGFADYGCMLEVKDMKFQPDGRSVVDTVGVSRFRVLSHGHRDGYNTAKIEHLEDQKVDGEELAELQKLHDSVYEQASAWFTSLKDNMKNQIVSHFGQLPEKDPDMQGSASGPAWCWWLLAVLPLEKRAQLSILAMTTLRERLSTTRRVLSLVTRKHPPPRRPSSSAAASSSL
- the LOC121559433 gene encoding LON peptidase N-terminal domain and RING finger protein 2-like isoform X2; translated protein: MDVLLENHLDYFIHDNTAATGLSPEMLAVTREAFGAGDFNLLAEIYSSQLADLRHPDRSLCLLKADALSRAGRIAEALDSYCIAANLDRLRPNELGSLVDCIAHTLRVKECLKECTDYNGVSEDEHSLELFSCRLCKCLLIEPTTLECGHTFCKPCIEDDGIKECEICRYKLNKTNRELKPIGFRVNVVLRCLLGKWFCAESEARRCWLEGDRMRNERGFINALEKYNKAIEKAPSMCRLLGRRAELHMEMNNFRQAIQDGDTMCRLTPLSPKAHYVKALALNKAGYNEEALQEYFYCLALKPNWTSVKLETQKMLSELFFSVFKTDGLPTSSLRPHQTGLASHLKPASLLLSSLHSTPRRWNQTATAETKSSCEDSKTLASVLAALPFSPGLKRKFSGEPQGSAPPNKLPRKDEASSSQMPAACCSGRREVPPQLLDSADMECSVCMRLFYEPVTPPCGHTFCMNCLERCLDHNPKCPLCKENITEYMATRGYHKTLLMEEMLQRYLSEELIERSKVHQEEMAELSNLTQEVPIFICTMAFPTIPCPLQVFEPCYRLMIRRCMETGTKQFGMCISDDIKGFADYGCMLEVKDMKFQPDGRSVVDTVGVSRFRVLSHGHRDGYNTAKIEHLEDQKVDGEELAELQKLHDSVYEQASAWFTSLKDNMKNQIVSHFGQLPEKDPDMQGSASGPAWCWWLLAVLPLEKRAQLSILAMTTLRERLSTTRRVLSLVTRKHPPPRRPSSSAAASSSL
- the LOC121559433 gene encoding LON peptidase N-terminal domain and RING finger protein 2-like isoform X3, translating into MSAGPSSKKPKIYHFHTPSMCRLLGRRAELHMEMNNFRQAIQDGDTMCRLTPLSPKAHYVKALALNKAGYNEEALQEYFYCLALKPNWTSVKLETQKMLSELFFSVFKTDGLPTSSLRPHQTGLASHLKPASLLLSSLHSTPRRWNQTATAETKSSCEDSKTLASVLAALPFSPGLKRKFSGEPQGSAPPNKLPRKVLCSDEASSSQMPAACCSGRREVPPQLLDSADMECSVCMRLFYEPVTPPCGHTFCMNCLERCLDHNPKCPLCKENITEYMATRGYHKTLLMEEMLQRYLSEELIERSKVHQEEMAELSNLTQEVPIFICTMAFPTIPCPLQVFEPCYRLMIRRCMETGTKQFGMCISDDIKGFADYGCMLEVKDMKFQPDGRSVVDTVGVSRFRVLSHGHRDGYNTAKIEHLEDQKVDGEELAELQKLHDSVYEQASAWFTSLKDNMKNQIVSHFGQLPEKDPDMQGSASGPAWCWWLLAVLPLEKRAQLSILAMTTLRERLSTTRRVLSLVTRKHPPPRRPSSSAAASSSL